A genomic stretch from Symbiobacterium terraclitae includes:
- a CDS encoding Asp23/Gls24 family envelope stress response protein, which produces MDKEPKQGGEPQVESSIRIADDVVGVIAGIAAVEVDGVAGMSGGFAAEVGERMTGKKNLSKGVKVQVGEKEVAIDLYIVVEFGVRIPEVATKVQEAVKRAVESMTGLECVEINIHVQGVSFDEPEDDYRIR; this is translated from the coding sequence ATGGACAAGGAGCCGAAACAGGGCGGGGAACCGCAGGTCGAGTCCTCGATTCGCATCGCGGATGACGTCGTCGGCGTCATCGCCGGTATCGCCGCGGTCGAGGTAGACGGCGTGGCGGGCATGAGCGGCGGCTTCGCGGCCGAGGTCGGCGAGCGCATGACCGGCAAGAAGAACCTCTCCAAGGGCGTGAAGGTCCAGGTCGGGGAGAAGGAGGTCGCGATCGACCTCTACATCGTGGTGGAGTTCGGCGTGCGCATCCCCGAGGTGGCCACCAAGGTGCAGGAGGCCGTCAAGCGCGCCGTGGAGTCGATGACCGGCCTGGAGTGCGTCGAGATCAACATCCACGTTCAGGGCGTCTCCTTCGATGAACCCGAGGACGATTATCGAATTCGGTAA
- the amaP gene encoding alkaline shock response membrane anchor protein AmaP, which translates to MGIIDRIVLSIYTFSLAIISGLMILVAIAPEWLQVHVWLQDALLTGRGRVIIGLVGGAFFAVSLRLIVFAFARQGGGQPVVYESSMGEVHISLGAVESLVKKTARSVKGVRDMKAVITHAQDGLHAHLTGTVSPEVSIPEVSEEIQSTVRQYVKRVVGVEMAEVRIEIENIATDGPRRRLD; encoded by the coding sequence GTGGGAATCATCGACCGTATTGTGCTTTCGATTTATACGTTCTCGCTGGCGATCATCTCCGGCCTGATGATCCTGGTGGCCATCGCCCCTGAGTGGCTGCAGGTGCACGTGTGGCTCCAGGATGCTCTGCTCACCGGCCGCGGCCGGGTGATCATCGGCCTGGTGGGCGGCGCCTTCTTCGCCGTCTCCCTGCGGCTGATCGTCTTCGCCTTCGCGCGCCAGGGCGGTGGACAGCCCGTCGTCTACGAGTCGTCCATGGGCGAGGTGCACATCTCGCTGGGCGCCGTCGAGTCGCTGGTGAAGAAGACCGCCCGCTCAGTCAAGGGCGTGCGCGACATGAAGGCGGTCATCACCCACGCCCAGGACGGCCTGCACGCGCACCTGACCGGAACGGTCTCCCCCGAGGTCTCCATCCCCGAGGTCTCGGAGGAGATCCAGTCCACCGTCAGGCAGTACGTGAAGCGTGTCGTAGGCGTGGAGATGGCCGAGGTGCGCATCGAGATCGAGAACATCGCCACCGACGGCCCCAGGCGCCGCCTGGACTGA
- a CDS encoding DUF2273 domain-containing protein produces the protein MNWEWLREVAEEHRYKIVGGLGGFVFALLVVRFGWWALFILFCTGIGYWVGKRLDEGPESLMQILERLLPPGGRQP, from the coding sequence GTGAACTGGGAATGGCTCAGGGAGGTCGCCGAGGAGCACCGGTACAAGATCGTGGGCGGGCTGGGCGGCTTCGTCTTCGCCTTGCTGGTCGTCCGGTTCGGCTGGTGGGCCCTGTTTATTCTGTTTTGCACTGGGATAGGTTACTGGGTGGGCAAGCGCCTGGACGAGGGACCGGAATCCCTGATGCAGATCCTCGAGCGTCTGCTGCCGCCGGGTGGGCGTCAACCATAG
- the nusB gene encoding transcription antitermination factor NusB, whose amino-acid sequence MSRRKARELALQALFQMDMAGTDPETAVAQALTRDVEPDWSPGRLDGDDAEFARRLAQGAWAAREESDRLIARYAKDWSVERMAGVDRAILRMAVYEIAHLPEVPDSVAVAEAVELAKAFSTADSSRFINGILGSVIRGMKGAASADEALSRD is encoded by the coding sequence GTGAGCAGGAGAAAAGCTAGGGAACTCGCCCTCCAGGCGCTGTTTCAGATGGACATGGCCGGGACGGACCCGGAGACGGCCGTTGCGCAGGCGCTGACCCGGGACGTGGAGCCCGACTGGTCGCCGGGCCGCCTGGACGGGGATGACGCCGAGTTCGCCCGCCGGCTGGCGCAGGGGGCCTGGGCTGCGCGGGAGGAGAGCGACAGGCTCATCGCCCGCTACGCCAAGGACTGGTCGGTGGAGCGCATGGCCGGCGTGGACAGGGCGATTCTCCGCATGGCCGTATACGAGATCGCACACCTCCCCGAGGTGCCCGACAGCGTCGCGGTCGCGGAGGCGGTGGAGCTGGCCAAGGCCTTCTCCACGGCCGATTCGTCGCGCTTCATTAATGGGATCCTCGGTTCGGTCATCCGCGGAATGAAGGGTGCTGCCAGTGCAGACGAGGCTCTTTCTCGGGATTGA
- a CDS encoding O-sialoglycoprotein endopeptidase: MQTRLFLGIDTSYYTCSLALVDEAGRLLEDQRRPLAVALGQRGVAPQEAVWAHLNALPQLAEPVLRTHGRAVAAVAASVKPRPVEGSYLPPFRVGEGFGRALAAALGVPFYPTTHQEMHIQAGLWSADKPPQGHAFLAVHLSGGTTELVRVTRRPGGFAEELLGGTQDLHAGQFVDRVGVALGLPFPAGPHLERLAASGVPGRVALPSAVRGYTLSFSGPESAAQRLVGKAEPADLALAVLHAVARSLEKWLLHAMEETGLREVLVVGGVAANQILRERLRQRLEHPAVGARLAFAQPQYSTDNAVGTALLAREIAGAAGVTG; the protein is encoded by the coding sequence GTGCAGACGAGGCTCTTTCTCGGGATTGACACGAGCTACTACACATGCTCGCTGGCGCTTGTGGACGAGGCCGGGCGGCTGCTGGAAGACCAGCGCCGCCCTTTGGCCGTTGCACTCGGCCAGCGGGGCGTCGCGCCCCAGGAGGCGGTGTGGGCCCACCTCAACGCCCTGCCGCAGCTGGCCGAGCCCGTGCTGCGGACCCACGGGCGGGCGGTGGCCGCCGTCGCGGCCTCGGTGAAGCCCCGTCCGGTCGAGGGTTCTTACCTGCCGCCCTTCCGGGTCGGCGAGGGGTTCGGCCGCGCCCTGGCCGCCGCCCTCGGCGTGCCCTTCTACCCGACGACCCACCAGGAGATGCACATCCAGGCGGGGCTCTGGTCCGCCGACAAGCCGCCGCAGGGGCATGCGTTCCTGGCCGTCCACCTTTCGGGCGGCACCACCGAGCTGGTCCGGGTCACCCGCCGGCCGGGCGGGTTCGCGGAGGAGCTGCTGGGGGGCACGCAGGACCTGCACGCCGGCCAGTTCGTCGACCGGGTGGGCGTCGCCCTCGGGCTGCCCTTCCCCGCCGGCCCGCACCTGGAGCGGCTGGCCGCCTCGGGCGTGCCGGGTCGTGTTGCGCTGCCCTCCGCCGTGCGGGGCTACACGCTCTCCTTTTCCGGCCCGGAGAGCGCAGCCCAGCGGCTGGTGGGGAAGGCTGAGCCGGCGGACCTGGCGCTGGCCGTCCTCCACGCGGTGGCCAGGAGCCTTGAGAAGTGGCTGCTCCACGCCATGGAGGAGACCGGTCTGAGGGAGGTCCTCGTCGTCGGCGGGGTCGCCGCGAACCAGATCCTGCGGGAGCGGCTCCGCCAGCGGCTGGAGCACCCCGCGGTCGGGGCGCGCCTGGCCTTTGCCCAGCCTCAGTACAGCACCGATAACGCCGTGGGCACCGCCCTCCTGGCCCGGGAGATCGCGGGCGCCGCCGGCGTGACGGGATAG
- the folD gene encoding bifunctional methylenetetrahydrofolate dehydrogenase/methenyltetrahydrofolate cyclohydrolase FolD yields the protein MSAAVIDGKQVAAQVLEEVGREVEQLKAAGVTPGLAVVLVGDDPASQVYTSNKERTARELGMHSVLYRLSATSTQAEVADLVRTLNRDPAIHGILVQSPLPKGLDMDAVVRLIDPLKDVDGFHPENVGRLWTGQDGLVPCTPAGVMRLLEAYGVDPKGKHAVVVGRSNIVGKPMAALLLARHATVTICHSRTPDLAETCRRADILVAAVGKLQMITGEYVKPGAVVIDVGINPVPGFKKRIRGDVDFDSAAEVAGLITPVPGGVGPMTIAMLMANAVKAARMQTGKS from the coding sequence GTGAGCGCAGCAGTCATCGACGGCAAGCAGGTTGCGGCCCAGGTGCTCGAAGAGGTCGGGCGGGAGGTGGAGCAGCTGAAGGCGGCCGGCGTGACGCCGGGACTGGCCGTGGTCCTCGTCGGCGACGACCCCGCCAGCCAGGTCTACACGTCCAACAAGGAGCGGACCGCCCGCGAGCTGGGCATGCACTCGGTTCTCTACCGGCTGTCCGCCACAAGCACGCAGGCAGAGGTGGCGGACCTGGTGCGGACCTTGAACCGCGACCCGGCCATCCACGGCATCCTCGTCCAGTCGCCCCTGCCGAAGGGCCTCGACATGGACGCGGTCGTGCGGCTGATCGACCCGCTGAAGGACGTGGACGGCTTCCACCCGGAGAACGTCGGCCGCCTCTGGACCGGGCAGGACGGGCTCGTGCCCTGCACCCCGGCGGGCGTGATGCGGCTGCTGGAGGCCTACGGTGTCGACCCCAAGGGCAAGCACGCGGTGGTCGTCGGCCGCTCCAACATCGTGGGCAAGCCGATGGCGGCGCTGCTGCTGGCCAGGCACGCCACGGTCACCATCTGTCACTCCCGCACGCCTGACCTGGCGGAGACCTGCCGCCGGGCCGACATCCTGGTGGCGGCGGTGGGCAAGCTGCAGATGATCACCGGCGAGTACGTCAAGCCCGGCGCCGTCGTGATCGACGTGGGCATCAACCCCGTGCCGGGGTTCAAAAAGCGCATCCGCGGCGACGTCGACTTCGACAGCGCCGCGGAGGTCGCCGGCCTGATCACGCCGGTGCCCGGCGGGGTCGGACCGATGACCATCGCCATGCTGATGGCCAACGCGGTGAAGGCCGCGCGGATGCAGACCGGCAAGTCGTGA
- the xseA gene encoding exodeoxyribonuclease VII large subunit translates to MRGGERDRLLLTVLELTRYVKRMLDDDRLLQSVWVQGEISNFKWHHSGHIYFTLKDEYSQVRAVMFRSYANRLRFRPENGMQVIVQGNVTVYERDGVYQLYAVAMEPAGLGALHLQFEQLKRRLAAEGLFDEALKRPLPRLPRAVGLVTAPTGAAIRDMITVARRRFPGLRLVLAPALVQGEGAAESLVRALSLVARVPEVDVIIIGRGGGSLEDLWAFNDEGLARAIRACPVPVVSAVGHETDFTIADFAADLRAPTPSAAAELVVPSRSELLGVVDGLRIRLASAARRTVERKRILLRGLAERPVLQRPQGRLMQDRQRLDELARRLEYLGGSLLAARRRDLGALAGRLEALSPLAVLSRGYAIARTSEGRVIKEATQVQPGDRLHLLLHKGSLRCQVEEIEDAGEATE, encoded by the coding sequence ATGCGGGGAGGCGAGCGCGACCGCCTGCTGCTGACGGTCCTGGAGCTGACGCGCTACGTGAAGCGGATGCTGGACGACGACCGGCTGCTGCAGTCGGTCTGGGTGCAGGGGGAGATCTCGAACTTCAAGTGGCACCACTCGGGCCACATCTACTTCACGCTGAAGGACGAGTACTCGCAGGTCCGGGCGGTCATGTTCCGCTCCTACGCCAACCGGCTGCGCTTCCGACCCGAGAACGGCATGCAGGTGATCGTGCAGGGCAACGTCACGGTCTACGAGCGGGACGGCGTCTACCAGCTCTACGCCGTTGCCATGGAGCCCGCGGGCCTCGGGGCGCTGCACCTGCAGTTCGAACAGCTGAAGCGGCGGCTGGCGGCCGAGGGGCTCTTCGACGAGGCGCTGAAGCGCCCCCTGCCCCGGCTGCCCCGGGCCGTTGGCCTCGTCACCGCGCCCACCGGGGCGGCGATCCGCGACATGATCACCGTCGCCCGGCGGCGCTTCCCGGGCCTCCGCCTGGTCCTGGCCCCCGCCCTGGTACAGGGGGAGGGGGCCGCGGAGAGCCTCGTCAGGGCCCTCTCGCTCGTCGCCCGGGTGCCGGAGGTGGACGTGATCATCATCGGGCGGGGCGGCGGGTCGCTGGAGGACCTCTGGGCCTTCAACGACGAGGGCCTGGCCCGTGCGATCCGCGCCTGCCCGGTCCCGGTGGTCTCCGCCGTGGGCCATGAGACCGATTTCACCATCGCCGACTTCGCCGCGGACCTCAGGGCGCCGACGCCCTCGGCCGCCGCTGAGCTGGTGGTGCCCTCCCGCTCCGAGCTGCTGGGGGTGGTGGACGGCCTGCGCATCCGCCTGGCCTCCGCCGCCCGCCGCACGGTGGAGCGGAAGCGCATCCTGCTCCGGGGCCTGGCCGAGCGCCCGGTCCTGCAGCGCCCCCAGGGCCGGCTGATGCAGGACCGGCAGCGGCTGGACGAGCTGGCGCGGCGGCTGGAGTACCTGGGCGGCAGCTTGCTCGCGGCCCGGCGGCGTGACCTGGGCGCGCTGGCGGGAAGGCTGGAGGCGCTGTCGCCGCTGGCCGTGCTCTCCCGGGGTTACGCCATCGCCCGCACGTCCGAGGGGCGCGTGATCAAGGAGGCCACGCAGGTGCAGCCCGGCGACCGGCTTCACCTGTTACTGCATAAAGGATCTCTGCGCTGCCAGGTGGAAGAGATCGAAGACGCGGGGGAGGCGACGGAATGA
- the xseB gene encoding exodeoxyribonuclease VII small subunit → MTENLSFEEAIRRLEQVVRELETGDLPLEQGLALFQEGIALTRHCTALLDRAEARIEQLLERDGEAVTAPFEPE, encoded by the coding sequence ATGACCGAGAACCTGAGCTTCGAGGAGGCCATCCGGCGGCTGGAGCAGGTGGTCAGGGAGCTGGAGACGGGCGACCTGCCCCTGGAACAGGGCCTTGCGCTCTTCCAGGAGGGCATCGCGCTCACGCGCCACTGCACCGCCCTTCTGGACCGGGCCGAGGCCCGCATCGAGCAGCTCCTGGAGCGGGACGGCGAGGCGGTGACCGCCCCCTTCGAGCCGGAATAG